The Acipenser ruthenus chromosome 38, fAciRut3.2 maternal haplotype, whole genome shotgun sequence genomic sequence AAGTCTCAAATCTTTCTCAAACAGCTGTCCAGAGATAGCGGCTTTTTTGCAGTAACCTGCCCAACCGGTTACTGCCAAGCCCAGGTACAAGATCCAAGCAACAGTCACCTCTCTGCTTCAGCCAGCCTCTCCAGGCGGTAGCGCTCTGCATCAGCTGGCTTCTTCACCTTCGCGTCCAGCTCCCTTTCCTTGCGGGTGATCTCCTGTTCCTGCAGCATGATCTGCTGGGATCGCTCCACCACCTGCACCTGCATCCTCTCCTCCTCGATGCGCTGCTTTGTCTTCGCCACCTGCGAGAGGAGACCGAGAGATCAGTGTCAATACAGGGCTTCTCCAACCCGGTCCTCGGGACCCcagtgtcttattaaaccagaCTGCAAGCAAGTGGACTGTCAACAGGCATATAGTCACAAGATAGTGCCCATAGAAGAAGATAAAACATTCAAATCAAGAAGCTTTAATTTAAAATGGGAGCCATAAACATGGTTTGGCAGCTTCTAAAAAAAAGAGTTGCAGGTTTCAAGTTACTTAAACAATTTcacagttaacttgaaatctcccaactgtttaagagctgaaaacaattaaaaaaaggtcttATTAACCAAACGagaagttcaattaagggtttcgTTAAGTAATCACTTGaataacagaaacaaatacagaaacatgctatgtaactttttttttttttttcaaacaaatggggtcacgaAACAAAAAAtggttgaaaatacaaaaataatgatcGTATGACAGATAAATGCATAATTGAACTGTATTTGGTGCATTATATTGTAtaattacaaatcaattacacaggtgtgccaaggcTCAACTACAACTACTGCATTGAACTGAATTGtaaaattacaattgtaattgaccaCAAGTCTGTCAGTCAGTGTGGAATGCAGCGTGTGAAAGACATCAAAGTGCTAGCATGTGTTTCTTCTAGTGTTGAACACTTCTTACATCATAAGTAGTTCACCCATCACTCCAggagtggaaataagactcacccattccgggttttactacgagcttgattagccacagtgtgtacaggtaacaagctcaggtgtgtcttattaaactcacagcaaaaccaggaatggatcatatCACTATGCAATTTCCATCCCCGAACTCAAGACAAAAATGATGagactgatgaaggcactagtcaaaatatttgtctacTACACTGCTTGATCAAATCTGTAAAGAATTAAGTAAAAATGGATGACTGATAATAGTATCATATTACATTATTGGAAAAGAGTGAAAGGTGAGACTGAAGGAAGGTGTTCTCCCAGTGACAAGGGGGAGGAGTTTATTCTCTTGCCTGCAGCTGATAGGCCATCTCTGACTCCGCCTTCTTGGTGTTGACCTCCACATCATAGGCTGCCTTCTTCAGCTCAAAGTCCCTCTGCGCCTTCGCCATCTCAATCTCATTCACATACTGAGCGGAGACCTTCTCCTGCATCGCGTGAGCTTCCTGAGGGAGAGAAAGCAGGCGGCTTTAGAACCATTGTGCATGCCACTTCATTAAAAGGATCTCGacctaataagaaaaaaaaattactgttgAAAAATTTAAAATACGGGAGAAATCCCAGGAGCTGTTAGGGAGAAGGGCCCAAAATAAGGGCGACTCCCGGTAAATCAGGGCGAGCTGACAGGTCTGTCTCTCTACACAGAAAGCATGCAGGCCTCACTCACCCGCATCACAGCGTCTCTCTTGGCCATGGCTTCTCCAATGCGGGCGTCTTTCTGCACCTGTGCTGTGCGTGCCTTACCCAGAGAGTGGAGGTAATCCTGAGGAGGGAAAGGAAGAGCGCAGCGGTGAGGGACGGCACCCACAGTACTGCTTTCATGCATCTCTGTAGTGCGGTGCAAGCTGCTGTGCTATGTACAGTGTATGCTATTTGTTTGGTACTATTATTTTTCAAACTCTGTCATTCTGCACCGCTGGTATTGTTAGTTTGCATTTTCCACCCCAAGCACCACAGATCAGCAGGGGTGGTAGAACACTTTAATACCTGTACTACAGTGTGCCAGAATCAGTGCTAACTGTCTCCTAAACTAGTTTGGATAAGCTGTTCTCAAGATGCACGTACACATGCTGTACTGCGTGCAAGCTGGGAATCATAAAGCTAGACTTCTACTTGGGAAAATAAACGTAATTCATTTAGAAAGAGAAACGAAACAATCAGCGCACTGGTGTCTATTTAAAATTGTTCAGCGCTGCAGAGACTCCTAAAGTCCCTGTGATGAACACTGTAAACCTGCCCTGTAGAACTCAGATCAATGTACACTGCGGCTGTCTGAAGAGGGTTTGTTCCCCAGAGCATTCAAGAAACCAGACCAAGCAAAGCTGGAGAAATAGGTTTAATACATACCCCTCCAACCAACAAACAAATTGAGACAGAAGCATAAATGCTCACTAAATATTGTATCATGGCATCCATGATTAAATGACTGTCCCTTCTTCAAAAGACATGGAAGACTTTTCTGAGCAATACAGTCCCCAAGCACACTGGCATCCCTTAAAGGTTCTTCATTTACTATCAATGCAAAATGACTGGGTGGGATACTTCTGCAAGCCTGGAACTGTGCCCAATTGAATGGGGCTGAATGGGGTAAAACCAGAAAGAAACATCCCACCTCCAGTTGTCCTGCATTAATTCAGCAGAGAACACCTTTACAGGCAAATGAACTACTATAAAAAGAGCAAATGTCAGCAAAAGGCTGTAAATAAACGTAGCGCTATCAAGTGTCATGCTAAGGAAagaagatcaccatgacctacatccactttATGAAAATGCAGGGGGCAGACCGCCTTCCTATACCAGCAGATTCTGATGTGCTCAAAACTGGCTGAAGTCATTATTTAGCACAACTTaccacaattggataagcagttctgcAGCTAGAATATGTAAACgatgtaagtgtgacagacagacagcttttACTATTTTGTTTCGCTAAGGATCTGCATCGTCAGCTGGGTATAAAAATAGCATCTGATACATGCTTGAAATATACAATATACCAGAGGGTTAAACAGTTAAGAAAACAAATCTGTACACTAAACTATTCACACCCCAACTGGATTCTGGTTTGCAAATGTTGTGCATGTTTCTCTTATTCGCTCTGCAGAGCAAAGTCCAGTCTGGAACGGGAGAATCCGGCAGCCCTGCAGCTGAAATCTGAAAAGATCACATGGGTCCTTCCAGGAAAAGCATTAATCCTCCGGGAACGCAAAGAGCAGAATTGAATAAGGGGGGCCCCGGAGGGGGAGGGTGCGGCTGAAGTGAACCAGCGATGGAGAACAGAGCCTTTCAGTGTGAATGGGAATCAAACTGCAGCTCTGTAGTAATAATCTCAACTGGGATAGATCCAATACCCTCTTAAAATCTAATAAGATCTAATAACCTCTTTCTTGTGATGGTCAGGGCACTTGTGGGCATCCACTGATAAGCTTGTATCTTTCCGCACCCTATACAATATTCCACATATATTGCATATCATATTACAGATTTGCCAGCAGTCTACTATTGAGCAATCCAATATAACAAATGCTACATTTACATACAACGACCCtatataacaacataagaaaagtctgagaacgagaaaaggccatttggcctatCAAGACTCATTTCGTTAGCACACCATTTTCCCATGCTGggggggaactaatttaaaagcacagaatctagtcattttttaaatgctcccagtgttttagaccctactacttcacctggtaggctattccatgcatttatttataactGTCAAAAAGttcttcctaccttctgttctaaacttttacCCTGCTTCCACTTCtaccctcttgttcttctctctgtgttaAATATGTCAGATCTTTTCCAGCAGACAGCGGTCAGACCTACCTGGTCGTCGTGCACGTCCTTCAGGGTGTAGCTGACCACACTGATGCCCATGTTGACCAGGTCCGAAGAGGCCACCTTGAAGACCTGCTCTGAGAACTTCTTCCTGTCCTTGTAGATCTCCTGCAGAGAGCACACAGGGCTCATCACAGACCACAAACACGCCACAGTGCAGCTCTATATTATGTACATATCATATCCTGGCACCAGCTTTCCTACTACATGTGTGTGAGTGTAGTAGTCTACATATTCAGAGGTTTCTATGTTTGTATACGACCCCTTCCTATCATTTTTTAATACACAgttatggccaaacgttttgcatcacactacagaattaacacattttgcttcataaactcgaatgaaaccttctgaataatgttacgtttaaCTTATTAAATTATACACCGCTTCGTcattttccagatacttaacaaaaaactgacaaattgaaaaacatttctaaatctaacacgaaatactacagtgctactattgtggcttcggttagacttttgcgatatcattttgtagtttctttgattacatgatgttaaataaaagacctaaattctgttcatatagtttttaaaaaatgcctcAATCGTAAAATTCTGGGTGAtcctgcaaaacttttggccacagctgtacatcaACAAAATGAATTTAAGTTAGGGAACCCAAGTTTCCTAATTATTGCACTCACtgtaaattatactgtatttaaagatTAATCTTACATTGTAACCATGTACTGCCCTgcaacacttgtaagtcgcctaggataaaggcgtctgccaaataaataaataaataataataatgtaatgtaatggtatTCTGTGCAATGAAGTGAGCCcatgtgtgtgtctatgtgtgtatcTCTAGTTACCTCCACAGTCATGTGGGCCATGATGGCTCTCTGGTGCCCCTCCAGAGTCTCCAGTGCGATGTGAGCGATCTCCTGCTCAGACTTCCCCATGAACATCTGACAGGCCGCAGCCAGCATCTCCTTGTTCTGACCCTGGATCTTCACCTGGGTTCAAGTGAAACACATTCATGTGAggatcagcagcaacaacagcagggcAGCGACACTGGTGCTGTTGCTATCACCGATGTGAGGAACATGCATCCCCTGCCACGGCCGCAAATTCAAAACAAGTTGTCACTAGTTAATGACCATGACGTACATCTACTGCATGTACAAAATATGAATTAGCAacgaaatgtttaatcacaaatcgacaagcgattctccagatatatgtatAATTGTGTAACagctggacagacagacaccccctataCCCCCAAAATCTGATAGTGACCAAatccactatatcccctttgcttcggatttcatccccagctggagAGACAAGATAATTCTGCACTAGAACCCCGATTAGGGAGGGATTACCTTGTCTGTATGGTAAGCTCCAAGGGAAATAAATTAGTGTTTTACACCTATTGCtatcttaagtgtttttttttgggggggggggggtttctcatTAAAAGCTAGATATTCCAAGGTGGTTTCCTGTAATGGAACTCGGTGAGATTCTGAGGTTTCTCATGGATATTAAAGTGCTGGCTAGCACTATTGTGGTAATGTTAGTAACGGCAAGAACAGGAAAGGCTTCATTCATTTACTTATGATACAATACATAACTTGAGCTAAACAAGGTCTTTCCCAAGCTTACTGACAACTGAACAAGCTCTCAAGTGTTACATACAGACTTCTGCCAGTCTCCACAGACaagaacatggattttaaagccCTGGAAGGAATTTCTTTAAGCTTGCCAGTTGCAACAAGGCGTATATTTCTGTATTGTGTATTATGCCTGCAACACCAccccccccaaccccacccccaccaTTTAACTCAGCTGCAGCTGACCCCAGACCCCAGGGAAGGCTCTCAatcaccctgctgctgctgctgcttctgtatTCATTAGATGTTGCCAACCGGATGTCAATTTCATCAAATGAATATCCACTAAAAGCATTGCGCAAGGAGAAGCCATATGGAAGATGAGCATTGACGCCCAACAGAGAGAGAAAATGGAAAGGATGTGGAGGAGGGGCTGAAAAGGCAGGaaggagggggaagagagagagagagcgagagagagagagagcgagagagcgagagagagagagagagagagagagagagagagagagagagcatgcacTTGCCAGGGGATGATAGAGTGGTGTGGGGGAAGGGTTACAATCTaaatcaatacaattcaatagaaTACAAAGCAGGAACCACAGTAGCAGCTCAGAGCCAGCCAAGAAATCACCTCATAATAAATACAGTGTCCCCAAAACACATGCCAGACAGTTACCCTACATTGTATTTCATatgaacaaggttttttttttccacttcatGACTGCTTATTCCTTTAGTGCTACAAACCGACAGTAACACTGTGGTTTGTGGTGTTAGGGCATCTAGATCTGTACGGAAACGCAGGTAGAATTGCAGCAATACCCTACACTTGCTGCTTTGTTCTGTACAGAGTCACGAAAGCTACTCTATTCACAGTGTGTTATGCTACTGATCTGGTTAAACAATTCAGAAACGTACAATGGTTTACAAAATGTTTGTATCTTGGTGCTAAATTAGAAGCCCGCTTGACCATTTTTTTCTGTGatgcattcttaaaaaaaacctTAGGTAAGCACTGAAGTGAAATCCTGAAAACAGCACATGCCAgcagttatttattattacaaaccCAATTACTTATCACCTTAACATAAACCCTGTTGCCATGACTACAGGATTCCCAAAATACTTTTTGTCACGATTGCACTCTAATAAATATGCTACTGCATTTGTTTTGAGAAACAACCAGTACACAGAAAATATATCAAgcagctttttattatttttagtccataaacattttttttttggttgttataCCACAGAAGCGCTATTTTTGTACACTGTTCCTAGTTAAAATGTAAGCCGTACCTGCAAGTCCTCCCCCACTACAAAAGCAATTCTCATGTCATTGCTTTAGATTAAACTGGAAGCGATACTACAATCACATGCAAGGAAGCGATGGCAAGGTAACGGCATTCGTTCAACGTTCTGTCCGCGTGACGAAGTGCAGTGGAAATGCTTCCAGGCTCCTCTGGTGCTGTGACAGTGCAGCCCCACTCTGCACTGGCCTGGCCTGTCTGTGCAGTGGAAACTAGCTGGAGCCGAGACTCATGCAGCTCTACCTACCTGTGCAATCCCAGTGACCGAGATTGGCACTCCATGACGGGTGTAGACTTTGTCACTTTTCACATTCAGAGTCAAAGTGTTCAGGGAAATTCTGAAAAGGTGAAGAAAAAACTGTCAAAGCAGTTGAGCTACAGTCAAACTCACCTCACGTACGCACTTTATGTATCCCTAGGTCATTTAATGCAAACAGGGGCCACACGAGAGCCCTGCTTTTGAGGCTTGCGTTCCACATtatgcaaaagttttttttttaacatttgaattgtatttccaaTAATATTATCATGTAACAAGACACCCATATGTACTTTAAAAAGGTTCAATTATGTATTTGTCACACAACcgttattcttgtattttcaaccacttttagtgacaCCATTTGTTTGAACACAGTATGTTTCTCTATTTATACCTATGATTGTTGCTTGTTTATTTAGAATATTAAATAGAGTAAATGTTACTTTTTACTATAATTGCGATTATAAtcataattactgcagcataactgaaattgaacaaaatagcactgcaattgtaatttcagcaaacaattctgctgtgacTAATTATAATTGAACCTAGGTCTGATATACACATCTTCAATAATTAAGGTTTGGGCTTCATACATCAAAATAAAAGGTGCGTCTCAAAGGGACCAATATGTATATTTTGAATGAGTCGTGTCTAGTGTCACAACCCCAGTCCTGAGCACTCACCTCTGTATCTGTTGAATGCAGGGTATGACAAATGCTCGTAAAACTCACCTCTGTATCTGTTGAATGCAGGGTATGACAAACACTTGTAACACTCACCTCTGTATCTGTTGAATGCAGGGTATGACAAACGCTCGTCCTCCAGCAATCAGCAGTGGGGGAGCGCGGCAGAACCCTGCAAACAGAAAACACGAACATTATGCCAGCGATCACACCACGGGGGCAGTGCCAGCAGAACGCCATGCTCTCCTCTACCCAGGCGCTGAGATTCTGGAGACTGGAGCTGATAACTCTCCTTTTCCCAGTACTAGGACTAACGGACTTGGTCCAAAACTGATACGTCATATTcaaggttggggtcaattcctgtttttcaattccaattcctgtttttaaaatatattctaatTTCCATGACCTTTTTTCCATCGATTTTCCATTTAAATTAATTTGgacaaatattttttaactggTCTGTTTTGGTGCAGTGACACTGTAAAGCCTTTATTATAAATAGCTAATGTGCCACTTATGATACTACATGCATAAGATTTCTGTATGCAGTCATCTATATTGCTATGCTCAACAGTAAGAAACTGCAATTCgcagtgttttgttaaaatgagctgctcacagtgaccacagaggaCTTagattgaagtcactgttagtcagttaaattggcttcaaatgaaagcagttgaacaatcacaacaattgaTTGAAATACCAATCCCAGTTCTGTCGAAGgcatgggaattgattttaagaaggaattggaataaaaaaaaaacaggaattgacccaaaCCCTGGTCATATTACCATCATGAGACAAACACAGGTTTTGCACATCTGgatattctttaaaaatgtaaaacatatatttgatttttcttttcaaattaaCAGGGAAAATATACTAGTATCATATTACAGTAAAGAAATCTCAGCACCCCATAAAATTACTTTTGAAACCAAGGGAAGAAATGCCACTCTGCAGAGTACAATACAATGTTATTTATACCACAAACACGGGTATATCTAGCATGAGATACATTTTTGCTATTCCATTTCAGTCAGTGGGACAACAGGGTTACCTGGACTCGTTTTGAATGCGTCTTTGCTTACGTATGTGTTGATAATGAAAGTAAAAAGATCCGACAGTAAAAATAACCCCTGAatatattgattaaaaaaaaaatctatttattgcAGGTGTCATTTATGTCCCTTCATCTGAAACATGAAAACAACAGAGGCCTCCAAGCAACAGCTTCCTTGAAAAGGAAGACGGCCCCGCTAAACCCACAAACACAAGCACAAGCACACACCAAACAGAGACACCCCCTTACCTGACACGACCATGGCTTCATTGGGGCCACACGTGTAGAACACCATTCTGAGATGAGGAGTGGAGCTTTACCACACTAAAGGAAAGACAGACATGTTACTGATCTGTAGCGAGCCAGCAGATAAAGATACAC encodes the following:
- the LOC117971313 gene encoding flotillin-1 isoform X2 — encoded protein: MVFYTCGPNEAMVVSGFCRAPPLLIAGGRAFVIPCIQQIQRISLNTLTLNVKSDKVYTRHGVPISVTGIAQVKIQGQNKEMLAAACQMFMGKSEQEIAHIALETLEGHQRAIMAHMTVEEIYKDRKKFSEQVFKVASSDLVNMGISVVSYTLKDVHDDQDYLHSLGKARTAQVQKDARIGEAMAKRDAVMREAHAMQEKVSAQYVNEIEMAKAQRDFELKKAAYDVEVNTKKAESEMAYQLQVAKTKQRIEEERMQVQVVERSQQIMLQEQEITRKERELDAKVKKPADAERYRLERLAEAERLQLIMQAEAEAESIRIKGEAEAFAVEVKARAEAEQMSKKAEAFKQYKEAAMVDMLLEKLPLIAEEISKPLSQAKKVTMVSSGNGDVGAAKLTGEVLDIMKRLPEAMEKLTGVSITQLSLES
- the LOC117971313 gene encoding flotillin-1 isoform X1, with the protein product MVFYTCGPNEAMVVSGFCRAPPLLIAGGRAFVIPCIQQIQRISLNTLTLNVKSDKVYTRHGVPISVTGIAQVKIQGQNKEMLAAACQMFMGKSEQEIAHIALETLEGHQRAIMAHMTVEEIYKDRKKFSEQVFKVASSDLVNMGISVVSYTLKDVHDDQDYLHSLGKARTAQVQKDARIGEAMAKRDAVMREAHAMQEKVSAQYVNEIEMAKAQRDFELKKAAYDVEVNTKKAESEMAYQLQVAKTKQRIEEERMQVQVVERSQQIMLQEQEITRKERELDAKVKKPADAERYRLERLAEAERLQLIMQAEAEAESIRIKGEAEAFAVEVKARAEAEQMSKKAEAFKQYKEAAMVDMLLEKLPLIAEEISKPLSQAKKVTMVSSGNGDVGAAKLTGEVLDIMKRLPEAMEKLTGVSITQLAGKPGRLG